CTTCATCTTAATTGAGCAAAGTACTGCTAAGCAAACTAGCAGGTTACACAAGATACCATTTACTAAAAGCGGTATAAAATCGCCATTCATTTTAGTAGCTGCAGTCTTAAGTATAAAAGCTCCTGTAGGTGTAGCTGCTGCATTTGTAAGTGACAATAAAAGTCCTAGTAATGTAGAGCCTATAGCATTTCCAATAAAGCTCCAAACCCATATATTAGCTGAATCCTTCCATGTAACTTTTTTATCAAGAGCCCCTACTGTAAGTATTAAATTGTTTCCTGTAAAAAGTTCTGAGCCAGCCATGATAACTAGACTAAGTGCAATACCAAAGGAAAGACCCATAAGCATTTTTGTAAAAGGAAAATTGCTTTCTGAGCCAAGTCCTCCTATAGTCATAATTAGGAAAATTCCAAAACCAACATAGGCTCCTGCCCACATAGATGCTATCAAATATTTTATAATTCCAGATTTGTAAAAATTAACTTTTTTAACAGCAACCTCTGATAGTAGATTCTTCGTTTCTGTAAACAAATTGTTTCCTCCTTTATCGTGATTTTTTTAACGTGACATAATCTTAACATTATTTTTATATCCTTAATGTGATAAAAGTCACACTAAATTGAAAATAATATACATAATTTTAATATTTTTAACAAAGCCATAATAGTTGAGTTCAAAAATATTGATAAAATGAACATGGAATTTACATATATTGTTTCAGGAGGTCAAAGGTGGAAAAGGAAAACGAACTTATAAGGATTTTAGAAGGCGAGTTTATACGCCCAGTATTTCAGCCCATAGTATCGCTTAGAACAGGAGATGTCCTAGGCTATGAAGCGCTCAGTCGCATAACTCTTCCTGATTCTACACTTAATATAGAAGAATTATTTCATCTAGCTTCTGAAAGAAAGCGCCTTTGGGAGCTAGAAAAGCTCTGCAGAAAAAAAGCCCTAGAGGCAGCTATAGACAAGCCTTTAAGAACTAAATTATTTCTCAATGTAGATGCAAATATAATTCACGACCCCGATCTCAAAAGCGGATTTACTTGGCAGCAATTAGCTCAGTTTAAAATCGATCCCGAGGATATAGTTTTCGAAATAACAGAAAAAAACGCTGTAAATTCAGTAGATGTTTTCATCGCTTCAATTGAGCATTATCGAAGCCAGAACTTTAAGATAGGAATAGATGATTTTGGTTCAGGATATTCAGGACTAAACAGAGTCTGTGCTTTTTCTCCAGATTACATCAAGCTAGATATGGATTTGATAAGAGACATAGATAAGGATCCTATAAAAAAATCTGCCGTGTCTGCAACTATAAACTTTTGCAAGGAGGCAGGAATAAGAGTAATAGCGGAGGGTGTAGAAACCCTAGAGGAGCTGAAGGTGCTTATATACCTAGGCGCAGATTACGCTCAGGGATATTATTTATCAAAACCTAATAGTGAGTTCTTAGCTCCTAACTTCGATACCACATTTCAAATCACTAGCTGTCACAATAAAGCTAAGCCTCATTCAAAGGGACATATATTTGGAAAAATATCAGAAATTGGAACTGTAAATAAAACCGTTCTATTTAATAAGCCTTCTATTTTAGTTTACGATGCCATGAAGGAAGACTCTGCTATATCAGAGTTTTTTGTGGTCGATGAGTCTAATAAAGTATGTGGGATACTTCCTAGAAGGCATATTTTAGAAAAATTCAGTGGTGAATATGGATACAACCTCAATAAAAAAACTAAAATAAGCGATATCATGATAAAGGATTTTCTAGCAGTAGACGAGGCTATGGGAATAGATGAAGTTGCAAATCTTTCTATGGAAAGGCAAGCTTCATGTATTTACGACTCCGTTGCTGTCACCAGTAATCAAGAATATAAAAGCACTGTTACAGTTAAGGATTTGCTCCTCGCCGCCGTTTCTCTTCAAGTAAAACGAGCTGCTGACTCCAATCCCCTTACTGGTCTTCCTGGCAATAACCAAATTCAGGAGATGATTATAAATACCTTTGTAAAAACTTCACCTTGGTCGATTGCTTACTTTGATATGGATAATTTCAAAGCCTATAATGATGCTTATGGTTTCAGCAATGGAGATTTAATGATTAAAGCTCTGGCAGATTCCATGAGAAAATGTTGCTATGAAGGTATCTTTATAGGGCATATAGGTGGAGATGACTTTGTTGTTATAGTAAATAGCCACAACGCTCAAGAGCTATGTAGTTACATATGTAAGACCTTTAGAGAAGCTATCTGTTTTTTATACCATCCCGACGACTGGAAAAGAGGATATATAGTTTCTAAAAACAGGAGCGGCTTTACTCAAACCTTTCCTATCGTGACTCTTTCTATTGCGATAGTTACAAATAAAGCCTTCCAGCCTTCAGATATAGAAGAGCTCTCAAGTATGATTGCTGAAATCAAGAAAAAATGCAAGCAAACTGATGGGGATGTAATAATAGTTGTATAAATAAAAAACCATCGACATTGTCGATGGTTTTTATTGGTGCGGATGGAGGGACTTGAACCCCCACGCACAAGGCGCTAGATCCTAAGTCTAGTGCGTCTGCCAATTCCGCCACATCCGCATGTGGTGGGCCCAACAGGGCTCGAACCTGTGACCCCCTGCTTGTAAGGCAGGTGCTCTCCCAGCTGAGCTATGAGCCCACAAATGGTGACCCCTAGGGGAATCGAACCCCTGTTACCGCCGTGAAAGGGCGGTGTCTTGACCGCTTGACCAAGGGGCCTTACTGGTTGCGGGGATAGGACTTGAACCTATGACCTTCGGGTTATGAGCCCGACGAGCTACCAACTGCTCCACCCCGCGTAATTATTAAATTAATGGTGACCCATCCGCGACTCGAACGCGGGACACCCTGATTAAAAGTCAGGTGCTCTGCCGACTGAGCTAATAGGTCTTAGTTGGCACTCGTATAATATATCAAAATCAAAAGACATTGTCAATAAAAAATTTAAAAAACCTCTAAGAGGTTTTTTAAATTTTTGAAGAAATCATATTTTTAGAAGAAAGAAGCTCCCAAAATTAAAAGAATGAAGCTCTCATAATAGTCTGGTCTCTTCTTGGACCTACAGAAATAATCTTAACTGGAACATCTATAAATTCTTCTATTGTTTTAATATATGTCTTTGCATTTTCAGGCAAATCTTCATAGGTTTTTACTTCAGTAATATCACCTTTAAACCCTGGCATTTCCTTGTAAACAGGCTTTGCTTTTTCCAAATCTCCTAGGTATGCAGGGAAATCCGTAGTAATTTTACCATCTATTTCATAGCCAACGCAGATTTTAAGAGTTTCAAAATCTGAAAGCACGTCAAGTAGCATAAGTGAAATAGCCGTAAATCCATTAATCATAGCAGAATATTTAAGCACTACTAAATCAAGCCATCCGCATCTTCTAGCTCTTCCTGTAGTAGTTCCATACTCATGGCCTTTTTCACGAATTAAATCGCCTGTAGCATCTTCTAGCTCTGTAACAAAAGGTCCTTTTCCAACTCTTGTTGTATACGCTTTTGTTATACCTATAACTTCATTTATAGCTCCAAAGCCTACTCCACTTCCCACTACAAAGCCACCTACTGTAGGATGAGAAGAAGTAACATAAGGGTAGGTTCCAAAATCAAGGTCTAGCATTGAGCCTTGAGCTCCCTCAAATAGAACATTTTTATTTGCTTTTAGAGCTTCATTTATAATTTTCTCCGTATTATCCACATATTTCGCTAGTTTTTTAGCGTACTGGTTGTATTCATTAAATATTTCATCGTAGCCAAGAGGCTCTGCATTATATATTTTAGTGATAATCTCATTTTTCTTTTCTAGCTCTTGTCTTAATCTATCTGCAAATATATCTTCTCTTATAAATTCAAGAGCTCTTATTCCTACGCGCTCAGCTTTATCCATGTAACACGGACCTATGCCTTTTTTTGTAGTTCCGATATCCATAGCGCCTCTTTTTTCTTCCATTAAGGCATCCATAGTCTTGTGATAAGGTAATATGATATGTGTACGCTCACTGATTCTGATACTTGAAGTATCAATTCCACGAGCTTCGAATTTTTCTATTTCCTCTAAAAACACTTTAGGATCAAGTACTACACCATTTCCTATGATGTTTATAGCTTTTGGGTTAAGTATACCAGACGGAATTAAATGAAGAGCATATTTCTCGTTATCCACAACTACTGTATGTCCAGCATTGTTTCCTCCTTGTGCTCTAACTACAACATCCGCACTTTTAGCTAAATAATCTATTATCTTTCCTTTTCCTTCGTCTCCCCACTGAGAACCGATAATGGCTAAACCAGACATAAGCGCCTCCTACATACTTCGTAATAAGTCGAACTAAACAAATAATATTTTACCAAACATTCGTATTTATAGCAACCTTAGTTTTTTGTTAAGACTTGCCAATCGTTCAATTATAGATGAATACTCCTGAGCTTAATAAATTTTTATAAATTTCTATTGACGAAATCAAATATATCCACATTATCCACAAATAATTCAAGTTATTCTGTGGATAATGTGGATATCTGCATTTTATAGTAGAGAACTTCTAGCTTATTTCCCTTTTTTCTAAAATATTTCTTGATATGTTTAAACTCTTCATCTATAAGAGGATTTACTTTTGGATTCATAAATTCCCCAAATTGCTGAGCATATTTTTGAAATCCAACTTTCTTATAGGATTTTATAGCTCTTTCATTATAAGCTGCCACCGTGAGTATCATCTTTCTATATCCGAGTTCTTTGAAATACCATCTTAATAAAGTAGTAACTGCGTCACTGCCATAGCCTTTAGATAGCTCTCCAGGGTCAAACACTATCCCAATCTCAGCTCGTCTAAATAGCCTGCTTACATTTCTAAGAGACATATATCCAACCATCTGACCTTGCATATCAAAAACACTAAAGCATCGCTTCAAGCCTTTTGTTTTAAGCTCAAACCACTGCTGCCTTTCTTCTATATCCATATAGGGGAAATTGTAATCGTAAAAAAGCAAATCGTCATGCAAGGACCAGTGGAGCATTTTTTCCACATCTTCCTTACGCATTGACCTTACACTTACTTTATTTCCCCATAGTATAATCTTATCATCCATATTAATGCTTTACTCCCTCATGTGGGCTACATTGTGAAATAACTGGAACTGTCCAAGCCATGTCAGAGGAACCATACCTGTTTCTCCATGTCTGTGCTTTGCAATAATAACCTCTGCTATGTTTTTTTGGTCTGAATCCTCATGATAGTATTCATCTCTGTATAGAAACATCACAAGGTCAGCATCCTGCTCTATTGCTCCTGATTCTCTCAGGTCAGATAGTATAGGTCTATGATCCGAACGCTGCTCTGGGGCACGCGATAGCTGAGATAGAGCTATTACTGGACATTCTAATTCTTTCGCTAATATTTTTAGTGAACGCGATATCTTCGATATTTCTTGCTGACGACTTTCTCCTTTTGAATCTGACTCCATAAGCTGAAGGTAATCGATAAGAACCATATCTAGTCCTTTTTCCATTTTAAGCCTTCTGCATTTTGACCTTAGCTCTACTACGCTTATTCCTGGAGTATCATCTATATAAATATCTGTCTTGGAAAGAACTTCCATTGCAGTTATGACCTTTGGCCATTCTTCCTCATCCAGATTTCCATTTTTAAGCTTATTTAGCTCAACTCTACTCTCTGCTGCTATCATCCTTTGAATGAGCTGTTCTTTACTCATCTCCATAGAAAATAGAGCTACTTTACAGCTATCCTTAAGAGCTGCATTGTGAGCAATATTTAACGCAAAAGCAGTTTTTCCCATAGCTGGTCTAGCTGCAATAAGCACTAAATCGGTTTTTTGAAGCCCATTGGTTTTTCTGTCTAAATCTATAAAGCCAGTAGTAAGGCCTGTAATACTTCCTTTATTTCTATACAGCTCTTCCAATATTTCGTATGCGCTTAGCAGCACCTGTGAAATAGCCGCCATGCTCTTTTGACTTTTAGATTGTGATATATCAAATATGCTTTTTTCAGCCTGTTCTAGTAAGTCAGCTACTTCATCTTCTCCTGCATAGCTTCGCTCCATTATAAAGCCTGATGCTTTTATAAGCTTACGTAGTATGGATTTTTCTTTTACTATTTCTGCATACTTGCTTACATGACGAGTAAAGTCAGGAGCAGTAGAAAGCCCAGTAAGATAAGTGATTCCTCCTACCATATCCAGAGATGATCTCTTTTTTAAGCCTTCTGACAAGGTTATAAGGTCTATAGGCTCGCTTTTTTTGTACAAATCCATCATGCAGTGGAATATCTCTTTGTGAGCATCCTTATAAAAATCATCCTCTTGAAGTACATCACTTACTACAAGCATTGCTTCTCTATCAATTAAAACACTTCCAAGAACTGATTGCTCAGCTTGGATGGAATGAGGCGGTAATTTCCCCTCCATAAGCCTACCTCCTGGATAAGTTGATTAATCCTTTTGCTTTACTTCTACGCGAAACTCAGCAGTAACATTTTGATGAAGCTTAACTGGAACTGTGTGAGACCCAAGCATTTTTATGTGATCATCTAATAGGATTTTTCTCTTATCTATATCAATTTTATGTTCCTTATTTAGTCTTTCTGCTATGTCCTTTGATGTAATTGAGCCAAATAATTTGCCCCCATCTCCAGCTTTTGAATACATAGTTACAGTTATAGCTTTTAGCTTTTCTGCTAAATCCTTAGCATCTTGCTCTTCTTTTTGTTTTTTTAAGCTTTCAGCTGTTTTTTGTTGATTCAAATCGTTTATTGAGCTTGCTGTAGCTTCCTTTGCCACTCCTTTTGGAATTAAAAAGTTACGTGCATAGCCATCGCTTACTTCCTTCATTTCGCCTTTTTTAGCTGTTCCCTTTACGTCCTTTAAAAATATAACTTTCATCTATTCTTCCTCCTTTAAAAATTCCATTATTAGCTCTTCTACTTTTTCTACTGCTTCTTCTGTTGATACATCCTTAAGCTGGGCTCCTGCAGTATCTATATGCCCTCCTCCGCCTAGTTTTTCCATCAGCATGTGAACATTGACATCGGATAGTGACCTAGCACTTATAAATACTAGTCCATCGCTTCTTTTTGCTACTGTAAATGAAGCTTTTACTCCCCTGATGTTGAGCAGTTCATCTGCTATCTGAGCGGCAATTAAAGATGGGTTTTCAAGGTTTTCAGGACAAGAAGTAATTGCAATGCTTCCTCCCAAAATTTTCGCATTTTTTATTCCTTCAGCTTTTACTAGGAAACTATCTAAATCTCCTTGAAAAAGCTGCTTAACAGCTATGGTATCCGCTCCAAATTTTCTTAAAAACGCAGCGGCTTCAAAGGTTCTAACCCCTGTTTTAAAAGTGAAGTTCTTTGTGTCTAGCGTAATTCCCGAAAGCAATGATTCTGCAATCAAGGTATCTATATATGGTCTATCCTTTACATACTGGATTAGCTCTGTGACCATTTCACTCGCAGAGGATGCATAGGTTTCATGATACACAAGCACAGCTTTATCAATAAACTCGACTCCTCTTCTATGATGGTCAATAAGCACTATTCTTTCTGAGATATCAAGTAGTGCAGGATGCTCTGTAAAACTCGGTCTATGAGTATCTACAACAATTAATAGAGTCGAAGGAGTCATTACCCTAAGAGCTTCTTCTTTTGCCATAAATACACTCTTAAAATTATCG
This is a stretch of genomic DNA from Acetoanaerobium sticklandii. It encodes these proteins:
- a CDS encoding formate/nitrite transporter family protein, yielding MFTETKNLLSEVAVKKVNFYKSGIIKYLIASMWAGAYVGFGIFLIMTIGGLGSESNFPFTKMLMGLSFGIALSLVIMAGSELFTGNNLILTVGALDKKVTWKDSANIWVWSFIGNAIGSTLLGLLLSLTNAAATPTGAFILKTAATKMNGDFIPLLVNGILCNLLVCLAVLCSIKMKSESGKLIMVFWCLFAFITSGFEHSVANMTIFATALFMPHPETVSLMGVFQNMIPVTLGNFIGGALLLGASYFYMGKES
- a CDS encoding GNAT family N-acetyltransferase, whose product is MDDKIILWGNKVSVRSMRKEDVEKMLHWSLHDDLLFYDYNFPYMDIEERQQWFELKTKGLKRCFSVFDMQGQMVGYMSLRNVSRLFRRAEIGIVFDPGELSKGYGSDAVTTLLRWYFKELGYRKMILTVAAYNERAIKSYKKVGFQKYAQQFGEFMNPKVNPLIDEEFKHIKKYFRKKGNKLEVLYYKMQISTLSTE
- a CDS encoding adenylosuccinate synthase; amino-acid sequence: MSGLAIIGSQWGDEGKGKIIDYLAKSADVVVRAQGGNNAGHTVVVDNEKYALHLIPSGILNPKAINIIGNGVVLDPKVFLEEIEKFEARGIDTSSIRISERTHIILPYHKTMDALMEEKRGAMDIGTTKKGIGPCYMDKAERVGIRALEFIREDIFADRLRQELEKKNEIITKIYNAEPLGYDEIFNEYNQYAKKLAKYVDNTEKIINEALKANKNVLFEGAQGSMLDLDFGTYPYVTSSHPTVGGFVVGSGVGFGAINEVIGITKAYTTRVGKGPFVTELEDATGDLIREKGHEYGTTTGRARRCGWLDLVVLKYSAMINGFTAISLMLLDVLSDFETLKICVGYEIDGKITTDFPAYLGDLEKAKPVYKEMPGFKGDITEVKTYEDLPENAKTYIKTIEEFIDVPVKIISVGPRRDQTIMRASFF
- the dnaB gene encoding replicative DNA helicase, with the protein product MEGKLPPHSIQAEQSVLGSVLIDREAMLVVSDVLQEDDFYKDAHKEIFHCMMDLYKKSEPIDLITLSEGLKKRSSLDMVGGITYLTGLSTAPDFTRHVSKYAEIVKEKSILRKLIKASGFIMERSYAGEDEVADLLEQAEKSIFDISQSKSQKSMAAISQVLLSAYEILEELYRNKGSITGLTTGFIDLDRKTNGLQKTDLVLIAARPAMGKTAFALNIAHNAALKDSCKVALFSMEMSKEQLIQRMIAAESRVELNKLKNGNLDEEEWPKVITAMEVLSKTDIYIDDTPGISVVELRSKCRRLKMEKGLDMVLIDYLQLMESDSKGESRQQEISKISRSLKILAKELECPVIALSQLSRAPEQRSDHRPILSDLRESGAIEQDADLVMFLYRDEYYHEDSDQKNIAEVIIAKHRHGETGMVPLTWLGQFQLFHNVAHMRE
- the rplI gene encoding 50S ribosomal protein L9, translating into MKVIFLKDVKGTAKKGEMKEVSDGYARNFLIPKGVAKEATASSINDLNQQKTAESLKKQKEEQDAKDLAEKLKAITVTMYSKAGDGGKLFGSITSKDIAERLNKEHKIDIDKRKILLDDHIKMLGSHTVPVKLHQNVTAEFRVEVKQKD
- a CDS encoding GGDEF domain-containing protein, producing the protein MEKENELIRILEGEFIRPVFQPIVSLRTGDVLGYEALSRITLPDSTLNIEELFHLASERKRLWELEKLCRKKALEAAIDKPLRTKLFLNVDANIIHDPDLKSGFTWQQLAQFKIDPEDIVFEITEKNAVNSVDVFIASIEHYRSQNFKIGIDDFGSGYSGLNRVCAFSPDYIKLDMDLIRDIDKDPIKKSAVSATINFCKEAGIRVIAEGVETLEELKVLIYLGADYAQGYYLSKPNSEFLAPNFDTTFQITSCHNKAKPHSKGHIFGKISEIGTVNKTVLFNKPSILVYDAMKEDSAISEFFVVDESNKVCGILPRRHILEKFSGEYGYNLNKKTKISDIMIKDFLAVDEAMGIDEVANLSMERQASCIYDSVAVTSNQEYKSTVTVKDLLLAAVSLQVKRAADSNPLTGLPGNNQIQEMIINTFVKTSPWSIAYFDMDNFKAYNDAYGFSNGDLMIKALADSMRKCCYEGIFIGHIGGDDFVVIVNSHNAQELCSYICKTFREAICFLYHPDDWKRGYIVSKNRSGFTQTFPIVTLSIAIVTNKAFQPSDIEELSSMIAEIKKKCKQTDGDVIIVV